A genomic segment from Triticum dicoccoides isolate Atlit2015 ecotype Zavitan chromosome 1A, WEW_v2.0, whole genome shotgun sequence encodes:
- the LOC119269608 gene encoding uncharacterized protein LOC119269608 — MPLRHMLLQARQRWSQQPPQLSELLHIFHSLSILPSGASAAPSNRSPRQIQLPQTLPCSNANPLGAGFHIDVVDDDLWPTSFGFSSDPMTGDECLDTFQEHGEEQVHDSDDEIDDMRHRKQLFYKLDRGSKEFEEYNLPLRRRRKRDKPNAKNPSDCEKVEPDKPARLKVPKLKEEPAVHKDDIVEVKRDRVPTFNQMTDPYHHPFCLDMHVSKGSVRACFVHRVTSRVVSVAHSISKDMKFDLGSRKGIKACVAVGALLAKRAIEDDIHNAIYTPRKGDKIEGKIEVVLRGIIENGVDVKVKLKQRRKLTKNAPVVQQGGESR, encoded by the exons ATGCCACTTCGGCACATGCTTCTCCAAGCGCGGCAGCGCTGGTCTCAGCAGCCTCCGCAGCTCTCCGAGCTCCTGCATATCTTCCACTCGCTCTCTATTCTACCATCCGGAGCCTCTGCCGCGCCGTCCAACCGCTCTCCTAGGCAAATTCAGCTGCCCCAAACCTTGCCTTGCTCCAATGCCAACCCACTTGGCGCCGGCTTCCACATCGACGTTGTTGACGATGACCTCTGGCCCACTTCCTTCGGCTTCTCCTCAGATCCCATGACTGGTGATGAGTGTCTTGATACCTTCCAAGAACACGGAGAAGAACAAGTGCACGACTCGGATGATGAGATAGATGACATGAGGCACCGCAAGCAGCTGTTCTACAAGCTGGACAGGGGGTCCAAGGAGTTTGAGGAATATAACTTGCCCTTGCGCCGCAGACGGAAGAGAGATAAACCCAATGCCAAGAATCCATCCGATTGCGAGAAGGTGGAACCTGACAAGCCAGCTCGTTTGAAGGTCCCAAAGCTGAAAGAAGAGCCTGCAGTGCATAAGGATGACATAGTTGAGGTGAAGAGGGACCGAGTGCCAACTTTTAACCAGATGACTGATCCTTACCACCACCCTTTCTGCCTCGACATGCATGTCTCCAAGGGGTCAGTGCGTGCTTGCTTCGTTCACCGAGTGACCAGCAGGGTTGTGTCGGTCGCTCACTCCATATCAAAGGACATGAAGTTTGATCTGGGTTCAAGGAAGGGCATCAAGGCATGTGTGGCGGTTGGGGCGTTACTTGCGAAGCGTGCAATAGAGGATGATATTCACAATGCAATTTATACTCCTAGAAAAGGGGACAAAATCGAAGGAAAAATTGAGGTTGTGTTGCGTGGAATAATTGAGAATGGAGTCGATGTGAAGGTGAAACTCAAACAAAGGAGGAAGCTAACAAAG AATGCGCCGGTGGTGCAACAGGGTGGTGAGTCTCGGTGA